The Dehalococcoidia bacterium region GAGTACATTGGAGAGCTTCAAGCAACATCTGGCTCAGATCACCGGAAGCAAGATCGTTTTGAATGTCAAGGTGGACCCGGCCATCATCGGCGGTTTTGTGGCTCGAGTCGGAGACAAGGTGATTGATGGCAGCGTTCGCAGCCGCCTGCAGAGCCTGAAACAGAGAATCATTCAAGCAGGATGAACGGGGACGCGGTTTAAAACTGCGTCGCGAGGGTCTGCTCCCAAAGGATATACGTCGGAGGTAAGGCCAATGGCAAATGCACAAGAGATTGCATCAATAATTAGACAACAGATTCAGCAATTCGGCGCTGCGGTGAGTGCCGTTGATGTTGGCACCGTAGTGGAGGTAGGAGACGGCATTGCCCGAATCCATGGTCTGGCGGGAGTCAAATCGATGGAGTTGCTTGCCTTCCCCGAAAACATCATCGGCATGGCGCTCAACCTGGAAGAGGATAACGTGGGTGCAGCCATATTCGGCGAATATCAGAAGCTCAAAGAGGGTGATGAGGTTCGCTGCACGGGCCGTATCGTCGAGGTCCCGGTGGGAGAGGGATTGTTGGGCAGAGTAGTGGACTCGCTGGGACAGCCGCTGGATGGCAAGGGCCCGATTAAATCCGATAAGATGCGTCCAGTTGAGCGTGTGGCTCCCAATGTGGTGAGCCGCAGTTCTGTGAACACGCCAGTGCAGACCGGTATCAAGACCATTGATGCCTTGGTTCCGATCGGAAGA contains the following coding sequences:
- a CDS encoding F0F1 ATP synthase subunit alpha (produces ATP from ADP in the presence of a proton gradient across the membrane; the alpha chain is a catalytic subunit), encoding MANAQEIASIIRQQIQQFGAAVSAVDVGTVVEVGDGIARIHGLAGVKSMELLAFPENIIGMALNLEEDNVGAAIFGEYQKLKEGDEVRCTGRIVEVPVGEGLLGRVVDSLGQPLDGKGPIKSDKMRPVERVAPNVVSRSSVNTPVQTGIKTIDALVPIGRGQRELIIGDRATGKTALALDTIINQKGGNLICIYVAIGQKASKVAKVIGILEKHGAMPYTIVVAANSS